The Pseudomonas sp. MM223 genome segment TCAAATGCCGGCCCAGCCGGGAAGTGGAAATTTTCAGTTCATTCCCCAAGCGCATGTGGGCGCGCCTTGCAGCGATCAGCACACCGACACGGATATTGTATGGCGAGCAAACTTACCCCTTCGTGCCTCATTCGGTTAGCCGCCTGGCGACGCTCAACCAACATGTGACTGCCCGGCAGGTTGCCGGTGGGCACTGTTTCATGCAGGAAGACCCGGCCATGGCGGCCGAGCAGGTGCTTGCTTTCTTGCAGCGCTAATTGTTCTACAGGTGGAACGATGCATGCCGTTTTAGCTGTCTAGCGCCTGATTGGTGTCATTGATAAGGTTATCCCAGCCAAGAGAGGAGCCTTCTCATGAAAAACATTCTGGGTATTCATCGCAGCCCCCACGCCCACTGGGTGGGTGATGGCTTTCCCGTGCGCAGCCTGTTCACCTACGACAACCTGGCCAGCCGGATCAGCCCGTTCCTGCTGCTGGATTACGCTGGCCCCCATGACTTCACCCCAACCACTGCGCGGCGCGGCGTTGGTCAGCACCCGCACCGTGGCTTCGAGACCGTGACCATCGTCTACCAGGGCGAACTGGAGCACCGTGACTCCACGGGCGCAGGCGGCCTGATCGGGCCAGGTGATGTGCAGTGGATGACCGCCGCCAACGGCATCATCCATGAAGAGTTCCATTCCCCAGGCTTTGCCCGCAGTGGCGGTACGCTGGAAATGGTCCAGCTGTGGGTGAACCTGCCGGCACGGGACAAACGTGCGGCGGCGGGTTATCAGACGCTGCTGGCCAGCGACATCCCGGTGGTGGCGCTGGAAGGGGATGCCGGTAGCTTGCGGGTGATTGCCGGTGACTATCGTGGCCACGCAGGGCCTGCCCAGACCTTTACCGCGATGGATGTGTGGGATTTGCGGTTGAACGCTGGCGCAGCCTTGCAGCTGCCGGTAGCGGTGGGGCGTAACGCGGCACTGGTGGTATTGCGCGGTAACGTGCGAATCAACGGCCAGCGTGAAGCAGGCCCGTCCAGCCTGGTGCTGCTTGACCGGGAGGGTGAGGATGTCGCTGTCGAGGCGCTGGAGGGTGCAAGCGTGCTGCTGCTCAGCGGTGAGCCGATCGATGAGCCGATTGTCGGCTATGGCCCGTTCGTGATGAATAGCCAGGCGGAGATCGCCGAGTCATTCGATGACTTCCATGCCGGGCGGTTTGGGCAGATGCAAGATGAGTGGGAAGGGGCTCAGCACTGAGCCTTGCCTGAAAGCTGGGGGCTGCTTCGCACCCCCGGCATTCTTGAACATGGATTGGCCCCCTGGGTTTTGGCATGATCTGCCCATGCCAAAACTCACACCCCAGCACGCCGTCCGCCGATCATTGCCCACCCCCGGCCAACACACCCTTTGGCTGCGCTACTGTGCCCCTTATCACTGGCCCTCGACCTTGGGCTTCCTGACTGCCCGCTGCATCCCCGGTATTGAGACCTGCCTCGACGGCACCTATCGCCGCACCCTGGTTATTGCCGGCCACCAAGCTGTCTTGCACGCCACCCCCTTGCGCAACCAGTTGCGCGTTCACCTCCAAGGCGTTCCCTCAACTGCATTGCCCGGCCTGATCGCCAGGCTAAGGCGGTTCTTCGACCTTGACGCCGACCCTGCGCACATCGCGGCCGAGTTATCCCGCGACCCCTTGATGGGCCGTTTGCTACGAGAGCGCCCAGGCCTGCGCGTGCCGCAAGGCTGGGACGCTTGCGAGCAAGCCATGCGGACCGTGCTGGGCCAGCAGATCAGCGTGGCCGGCGCCATAACCCTGGCCGGCCGCCTGGTGCAACGTCACGGTGCGCCGCTGCGCTTGTCGGCACCAGGCCTTAGCCACGTATTCCCGACTTTGGCGGCATTGGCGAATGCGCAGTTCGAAGACATGGGCATGCCGCGAGCGCGCGCCACCACCCTCGGCACCCTCGCTAACGCCTTGCTGGCCGACCCCGGGTTGCTGCGTCGCAGCCAAGCCCTGGATGAGCTCGTGCGTAAGCTGTGCCGACTAAAAGGCATCGGGCCGTGGAGTGCGCACTACCTGGCTCTGCGCCAGGCCGGCGCTGCTGATGCTTTGCCGTTGGGCGACGTGGCTTTGGTCAAGGCGCTGCGCTTGCTTGAGGGCAATGACGTGCAACTGGCCGAACGGGCGCTGGCCTGGCGACCGTGGCGGGCCTATGCGGCGCAGCACCTGTGGGCATCGCTGGGGCCGGCAGGCACCGCTCGTCGTTAAGTCGGCCATTGCATTCGAACACTCGGCCCGGGTGCGCAATCTTCCACTAAGGTGCTAAAGGATTCCCCGCTTCATCATTGCCCCGGCGCATGGACGCCTGCCCGGGCATGCGCAATATCAATTGGCGCCCCGCCCGATAAAGGCGTACTCACACACAACAGGCCATCGCACAGAGAGGGTCGTACCATGTCGTTGATAGGAGTTTCGATGCTGGAAATGCGGCAGATGATCGAGCAAGCCTGCTTGCCTGACCGCTGTGAAGTCAGCTGCCTGGATGGCACCAACCTGACCATCCGCCTGGGTCAGGGTCAGAGTCTCGACGAGGGCGTGACCCTGAACGGGGTGCCGCTGCAAAGCCTCAACAGCTGCCGTGATCTTGTCCACCTGGTGGGGCAGCTGCACGCGCTGCGTGACAGCCGCCCGGCGCGATTCAGGTCGATTGCCTGAGTGCGCCAACGTGCCCTGGCCAGCTTGAGCTGGCCGGGTGTACGTGCTTCAGCCAAGCCCCCCAACCGACTTACTGCAGCTCCAGCAACAGGTTCAAGCCACCATCACCGCACTTGCCTTGGTCACGCACAACGCCGTGGTAGCTTCGCCCGTCCCAGACGAACGCTACGCTGTGGGCGCGGTCGACTTTGTCTGGCAGTGGCGGGCAGATATGCAGGCGCAACGCAGGCCGGCCTTGCAGGTTGAGGGCAGCGAGCTGGCACTGGCACTGCACGCTCTGTGCAACCGGGCCGAAGAAGGTATCGCGCACGTAATCGAGTTGCAGAGAGGCATTCGGCGCACGACCGGGCATTTTCATCGGTGCATGGCACTGTAGTGTGAAGGCACGGGATGCGGCGTATAGGGCATGGCAGGCTCCAGGGTTTGATAACACGGCTTATCGTTTGAAGCTTGCCAGGCCAAGATGTTCAATGTGTTTCATGCACGTTCATCTTGAGAGTGGCTGCCACCCGCCTTGCGCAAGGTCAGGTTGATTCGCCGCTCGCCCATGCGCGGATGCACACCGGGTTTGATAGGCAGCACGCCATGAAAGCGCAAGCGGTCTTCACCGCCCCAGACCAACACATCGCCGTGGCTTAGCGGAATGCGCCGGGTCTTGTCGGCACGCTCCAAGCCGCCGAACAGGAACACCGCCGGCAGGCCCAGCGACACTGAAACGATCGGCTGGTCGAAGTCCTGCTCGTCGCGGTCTTGGTGCAGGCTCAGGCGTGTGCCTGGCAGGTAATGGTTGACCAGGCAGGCATCCGGTACGAAACCCTGAAAGCCGGCCATGGCCGCAGCGCGGGTGGCGAGGGCCAGCAAAACCGGGGGCAGGGCGGGCCAAGGCTTGCCGCTAAGCGGGTCGCTGGAGGTGTAGCGGTAACCGTGTTCGTCACTTACCCAACCCAGCGTGCCGCAATTGGTCAGGCCTACCGCCATGCGCAGGCCGCCCGGCGTGTGCATGTGCCGAAAGGGCGCGGCGCGCAGCACCGGGCGCAGGGCATCTAGCAGCGCCTCGGTTTCGGGCAGGGCGAAGCCGGGCAGCAGCACGGTGTGGTTAGCCAGGCGCTGCGGCTGGTGGCCGAACAGGTCGAGGTCGGACTGGATCATGGCACCGCACATGTTCGAGGGGTTGGATATTGTATCCCTGCAATTGCAATCCCTGTAGGAGCAGCCTTGTGCTGCGAAGAGGCCGGCATGCCTCCCGAAGGTGTACCGGTCCTGCAGGCCCTTTCGCAGCACAAGGCTGCTCCTACAGGGATTGCATATGCCGGGCAGAATGAGAAATCACATAGGGAGTGAGCAAAAAAGGAACCGCGGCACCAGGGAGAGGAGCACCGCGGTTCAAGGGGGAGAGGTTTACTTCTGGGTCACAGTGGCCATGTTCGCGCTGCCCAGCTGGGTGATGGTGGCGGTTTGGGCAATACCGCTCTGGTCGACGAACGCCTTGTTGCCCTGGCCTCCCTGGGTCACGTAGGCGACGTTGATGCTGTCAGTCTGTTTGATGGTGGCTTCGTTACCGCTACCGTACAGCTGGTTGGTATAGCTTTGGTTGCTGTAGCCGGACTGGTCCAGGGTGATGGAGTTGCCGGTGCCTTGGCTGTTGCCGTAGGCATAGTTGTCAGTCCCGCGCTGGTCGGCGATCAGGATGTTGTCAGTGCCGTTCTGCTCGAAGTACAGCTCGTTGTTGACGTCGTCCTGGTTGGTCTGCATCTGGTTGCCTTTACCCGTCTGGTTCAGCGTGGCCACCTGGTCCGCGCCCTTCTGGGTCAGGTTGACGCCGTTGCCATTGCCAGTCTGGTTGATGGTGGCGTTCTGGTTGGTGCCGAACTGGCCGCCCATCTTGGCGCCTTTCCAGTTGCTGGCAGTGATGCTGTTGCCATTGCCTTTGGTGTTGATGGTGAGGTTGAGGTGTTCACCATTCTGATAAGTGAAAAACAGGTTGTTGTTGCCGGTCTGGGTGATGGTGGCGGTCGCGTTGTTGGTCTCGAACTGGTCCGACCAACTGGCGTTGGCATTACCTTTTTGGGACAGGCTGACCTTGTTGCTGACGCCGAAGCTCTGGTCGATATAGCCTTCGTTCGACTGGCCGGTCTGGGCTACGGAGGCCTGGCTGCCGATCTGGTTGTCTTGCCACACCTCCACCGAGTTGCCGCCACCGTACTGGCCTATGCCAATGGTGCCACCGGTGCCCTCGCGCTGGTCGCCATAGGCCCAGTTGTCGTGGCCGTCCTGGTAGACCTGGATGTCGCCATCGACGTGGTTCAAGTGCTCGGCTGCGGCGTAGTTGTCCTGGCCGGTCTGGTTGACGGTACTGCGGTTGTTGCTACCACCGAAGGTCTGCTCGATAAAGGCCTCGTTGCGTTGGCCAGATTGCCAGGTGGTGGCTTTGCTGCCTTCCTGGCTGTCCTGCCACACGGTGGATTTGTTGCCGACACCTTGCTGGGTTTGCAGCGATTCGTTGTTCAGCCCCACCGACTGGCTGGCGAAGGCGTCGTTGAAGCTGCCCCCTGCCTGCTGGGTGATCTTGCTGCCGTTCTCGAACAGTTGCTCGGCGTAGCCGGCGTTGTACTGGCCGGTGGCGCTCTGCTTGATTTCGCTGGTGCTTTCGGTCTGCACGGCGAGGTGATTGTGGCCCTTGCCGGTCTGGTTCTGGGTGGCCGAGGCGAAGGATGCCTGGGTCTGGGTGACTTCGGCGATGTTTTCCTTGCCGTCCTGGGTCTGGGACGAGGTGCTGTCAGCAGCCATGGCCTGACCTGCGAGGGCCAGGACGATAGCGGCACTTAAAGGGGCGAGCTTGTACATGGTGGTGCCTCCAGGTCTATCGGTATTGGGTGATCTGAACATGCTGGCCATTGCCGGTCTGGGTCACGGAGCTGTTGAGGCCCGAGCCGGACTGCACGATGCTGGCGCTGTTGTCGTTGCCGATCTGCTCGATGGCTGCGCTGTTGCTGGTGCCGCTCTGGCGAATCGACGCGCTGTTGCCATTTCCCTGTTGGCTGATGATGGCCATCAGGTCACTGCCTTCCTGCAAGATGTACGCTTCCTGCGCACCGCCAGACTGGACAATGCGGCCCAGCAGGGCCTGACCGTTCTGGTCGAGGGCGGCGCGGTTGCCCGACCCCTGCTGTTCGATCACCGCAGCCTGGCCGGCACCGACCGGTAGCAGGCGGATGATCACCGGTTCGCCGAGGTCGTTGCCGGGCGCGAGGTCGGCATTGTCCATCAGGTCGTCGGCCCAACTGGCCTGGCCCGCCAGGGCCAGGCAGAACAGCAGTGGATACAGGCGTTTCATGGCGTTACCCCGCCTTTACTGCACAACCACGTTGACGGTGCGGGTGGTACCCGGGCTGGTGGTGATGGTTGCCGTCGGCGCGGCGGTCGGGATTACAGTGGTGCTGTTGCTGACTGCCAGGCGCCAGCGGCCGTTCACCGGTACGGTGGCGGTGCCCAGTGTCTGCACCCCGGTGGTGGTGGTGACCCGGACAGTGACAACGTTGCCCGTGGTTACCGACGATGTACCGCTGATGTCCCAGTTGTAACGGTTGTTGGAACGCGCCGTGACGGTGGCTGCCGTGACCGCGAAGGTTTCGGCGGCGGGCCTTGGCGACACATTGACGGTGACCGTACCCGGGGTGGACAGCGCGCCCAGCGAGTCACGTGCCTGGTAGGTGAAGGTGGTGGTGAAGGCCGCCGTTACCGTCGCTGGCGGGGTATAGATCACAGTGGTGCCGTCGGTGCTGACTGTGCCCCGGCCGGCAGCCGGCTGGGTGACGGCGGCAACGGCCAGCGGCAGGTTGCCTTCCGGATCGGTGTCGTTGGCCAAAACGTTGATGGTCAATGGCACGCCCAGGGTGGCGACGGTTTCCGGGTTGGCGGTCGGTGCCTGGTTAGGCGCGACGTTGATGGTGACCGTGGCCGGTTCCGACTTCAGGCCTTTGGAGTCCACCGCCCGGTAGCTGAAGGTGGCCACCAGCGGTTGAGTGGCCCCGGCTGGCGGGGTGTAGGTGACCGAGGTGGTACCGTTGAGCACCACACCGCCCAGGCCGGTACCCGGCTGGGTGAGGTCACTGATGGTTAACGGCACATTGCCGTCCGGATCGCTGTCGTTTTGCAGCAGGTTGAGGGTGATCGGCACACCCACACTGGTGCTGCCGACATCGGCCTGGGCCAGTGGTGGCTGGTTGGCCGCCTCGACGGGGGCGTTGCCGACCACCAGGACCGGCTCCACGTCGCTGCCCCCATGGGCAGACTTGACCGTGACGGTGGCTGGCGGTTGTGTAACGTCGTTGACGGTGATGCTTTGCAGCGTGCCCGACTTCGACATGCGACCGTAGCCTTGAGCGAGCATGTCCGGGATAGCGACCTCGTCACTGGACCTGGCCTCGATCAGCAGGCGCTTGTTGGCCCAGTCATAACGCGCTGTGCTGACCTTCACCACGTCGGTCAGTTTGCTTGACAGCGCGGTCGGCTGGGTGCCGCCAGCACTGTTGCTGGCCGTGACCACCACCACCGCAGGAGGTGCTGTCTGGCCAAGTTGCTGGTGGAAGAACAGGCCGTTGTTGTCCGCCGTCAGGTTGAACTGGCAAGGGGAAGGGGGCGTGCCGATCAGTGCCAGGCCATTGCGCATGCACAAGCTGGCCTCTTTTGGCGCCTTGGCGAACACTTCCACACGGGTGCCGCTGCCGTTGCGCGAGTAGGTGGCGCGTTCCAGGGTGACCGGGGTTTGTGCGCGCTGGTCCAGCACCTTGCCCGAAACCGTGAACAGCGCGGTCTCGATGCGCCCGGGTGGGCCGTCGATACGGATGAAGTTGGTGTTGAACGGGCTGCCGACCACGGCTTCCGGGCGATTTGGGTCACCGATGAAAGTTTCGGTGGCGCCGGTGTCCGGGTTGACCTCGGTGTAAGGCCCGCCAACCCCGCGCAGCCATGGCCCGAGTGCGCCGTTGAGCGCCCCCGTGAAGTTCCCGGGGGCGCCGATGCCGATGTCGCGGGTGATGTTGATTGCGCGCCGGCCGGGTGTGGTGACGTTGACGGTTTCGACACCGTAGGGGTGCGTGATGGTGTAAACACCAGCACGGGGCACCGAGACACGGATACGGATGCGAGCAAAGCTTTGCTGGTCGCCGTCTACCGGGTTCTCGGCAGCAAAGGCTGCTTCAAGGCCAGCGACGTAGGCATCAAGCTCATAGCCGCTGTTACCGACGGCAGGGATAGTGGCTTCGGCCAGGAACCAGAACATTTCTGGCGGCCAGTTGTCGGGGAACACCAGCGGCAGGGCGTCGTCGTAGATACCCGGCTCAGGCAACAGGGTGCACATGTAGGACGGTGCGGCCGGGGTGCCGGGTACCCGGGTACTGGTGGCACGTGACTGGCACAGCTCCAGGGACTGGTTGAGGCTGTCCTTGTACCACATCGGGTAGCCCCCAGTGGCGAAGGTGTAGGGCCCCGGGTCGACATCAGACAACGCGGCAAAGGCGGCGCTGGTAACGGTAAGGGAAAAACCGGCGGCGAACAGCGCACGGCGCGACCAAGTGTTCATGCGGCCTCCTTGAAGGCTGAGCCTTTGTCTGTTCATGGCACCAGCACCACGTCTTCGGTGTCGCTACCGCCATTGGCGCTGGTGACCTGCACCTTGGCCGGCGGGATGGGCGACAGGGTCATGCTCAACGTTTTCACCGCGCCGGTGCCGCCAAGGTTGCCGATCAACGTGCCGTTGCCGGTATGTGCGGTAAGGACTGGCGGTGTGGTTTCGTCGCTGGTGCTGGCCACCAGGGTCAGCTCGCCGGTGGACAAGCGGTACTGGGCCTGGGTGATGGTGACCAGGTCGGTGAGTGGCACGTTGCTGGTGGTCAGGCTGCTGGTCGGGATTGCCACACTGTTGTCGGCGGTCAGCGTCACGATGGTCCCGGCCGCCGGGTTCAGGGCAGACTGGGCGTACCAGGCGCCAGTGCCGTTGGCCTCGGTCAGGTTCAGGTTGGGGGTCTGGCTGGTCAGGGTGACGCTGGCCGGAGGCGGCGGGGCCATCACGAAGATGTCCTGCTGGGCACGCAGGTCGCCATTCTCGGAATGCCGCGAGTAGGTGCTGCGCTGTGGCATCAGCGGGGTGGGCAGGGCCACGGTCGAGAGCTTGCCGGAGATGGCGAACAGCTCGGTGCGCAGGTCGATGCCACCAGGGCCTTCGATGCGTACGAAGTTGGTGTTGAACGGGCTGCCCGTTACCCGTTCTTCCAGGTTAGGGTCGCCGATGAAGCGTTCGTTGCCTTCGGTGTAGGGGCCGTTGACACTGCGCAGGAACGGCCCTACATCGCCCTTGAGTGCGCCGGTGAAGTCGCCTGCGCCGGCAATACCGATGTCGCGGGTCATGTTGATTGCCCGGCGCCCGGCGGCAGGGACATCGAACACCTCCACGCCGTAAGGGTGGGTGACCACGTAGGTGCCCGCGGTAGGCACGTCGACCCGGATGCGCACCCGGGCGAAGCTGACCTGGTCTCCCTCCACCGGTTCTTCGGCGGCGAATGCCGCTTCGATCGCGGTGCCGTAGCTGAGGTTGATGCCACGGGCGGCGTCGACGATGGCGGCGTCGGCGGTGAACCAGAACGCTTCGTCAGGGAAGTTGGTGGGGAAAACGATGGGTTGGGTATCGTCGAACACACCGGGCGTAGGCAGCAGCGTGCACATGTACGACGGTGCGCCGGGTGCGCCGGCAACCCTGGAGCTGACCGCCTTGGTCAGGCACAGGTCGAGGGTACGACCGTGACTGTCCTGGTACCAGGCGGGGAAGCCGCCGTTGGCGGGAACGTAAGCGCCTGGATCGACAGCATTCAAGGCAGCCTGCGCCGGGAGCTGGAGCATGCCGGCGAAAATCGCCACTGCCAGCGGGTGGGGTATCGGTCGGTGCATGAGTCTATTCCTCCTGCAAACGGGCCCATGGACTTGGGGCGTCTGGGAGGAGATCGGCAAGAGCCTGTGCCAAAAACTCAAAATTGTGCTGCAGGCCTTGTGGGGCAAGGGGGCGAGCCTTTCGGTGGACTGTCTTGCGAGCGACTGGCGGTGGGCTGCGTGCCCCCAAGGTTGGGGATTGGGGGCAGGTAATTCAAACCCAGTTTTCGAAGCAATTGCGGTTTTTGCTACATTGCACTGGCGGTCCATTCCCCAGCCGAGTCAAGTGATGCAACCCCTCGACCACCTTTCCCTGAACCTGTTCATCGTCGTCTGCGAAGAAGGCACCATCGCCCGCGCCGGTGAGCGCGCGTTCATGGCGCCGTCCGCTGTCAGCAAGCGTATTTCGGACATCGAGGCGCGCTTTGGCACCGCCTTGCTCAAACGCAGCAAGCGCGGTGTGGAGCCCACCCCGGCAGGGCTGGCGCTGCTGCGCCATGCCCGGGAAATGACCCGCGCCATGGAGCGCCTGGACAGCGAGCTGAGCGAATACGCCGAAGGCGCGCGCGGCCATGTGCGGGTGCTGGCCAATGTGTCGTCGATCATGGAGTTCCTGCCCGAAGAACTGTCGGCGTTCATGCTGGAAAATCCGCTGATCCAGGCCGATATCGAAGAACGCTTCAGCCCCGACGTCGTGCGCGGTGTAGCGGAGGGTAGCGCGGACCTTGGGGTTTGCCGCAAGTCCATGGCGGTGGGAGACCTGGAGTTTGTTCCTTATCGCCAGGATCACCTGGCCGTGGTGGTTGGTGCCGAACACCCGTTGGCCGAGCGTCGCCAGGTTGCCTTCGAAGAAACGCTGGAGTACGAACACTTGGGGCTTTCGGCTTTCGCTACCCTCAACAGCTTCATGCGCAAAAGTGCAGAACAGGCCGGCCGAGAGCTGCGTTTTCGCTCGTATGTATCGTCGTTCGACGCGGCATACCGCCTGGTGCAGTTCGGCCTGGGCCTGGCAGTGTTCCCGGAAGAGGCCGTGGCCCGCTATGCGGCGTTGTTCGACCTGCGGGTCATCCCGCTGACGGACGACTGGGCGCTTGGCGAGTTTGTCATCTGCATGCGCGACCGGCACACGCTGTCGCTGTCCGCACGGCGCCTGCTCGACCACCTGCTGCTGCGTGCACCGGCCTGGCAGGCAACGGGTTGATCCATCGTGGTTGACGATGGATCAACCCGTGAAACACGTCTTTTCTGCCCGTCATCCAGCTCTTAGTCTGGCGCAACGCTTCAGACAGAGAGACCGTGATGACAACAATAACAATCAACGAAGTCGGTATGCGCGATGGCCTGCAGAGCTTGCAGACGACCATGCCAACGGCCGCCAAACGCCGCTGGATCGACGCCGCCTACGCCGCCGGCGTGCGCCACATGGAGGTCGCTTCGTTCGTACCGGCACGCTTGTTGCCGCAAATGGCCGATGCCCGTGAAGTGGTGGCCCACGCCCTCACATACCCGGGCCTGCAGGTGACCGTGTTGGCCCCGAACCTGCGCGGCGCCAGGGACGCACTTGAGTCTGGCGCCCATCGTATCGTCGCTCCGGTGTCGGTCAGCATGGCGCACAGCCTGGCCAACGTGCGTCGCACGCCGATGGAGATGGTCGAAGAGCTGGGGCGCATGTGCCAACTGCGTACTGAAATGGGCCAGCATGAGGTGCAGGTGATTGCCGGCATGTCGGTTGCCTTTGGCTGCACGCGTCAAGGCGAGGTGCCGCTGGCCGACCTGTGTGCCCTGACGCGCCAGGTGATCGAAGCCGGTTGTGACCTTGTCTCGCTGGGTGACACCACCGGCTACGCCAACCCGGGCCAGGTGGCAACGGTGCTTCAGGCCGTGCGGGCGATTGCCGGCGACCGCCTCAAGGCCGCGCACTTCCATGACACCCGTGGCCTGGCCCTGGCCAACAGCCTGGTCGCGGTGCAGCAGGGCATTCGCGAACTGGACGCCTCCCTGGCGGGCCTGGGGGGCTGCCCGTTTGCCCCTGGCGCGTCTGGCAATACGGTCACCGAAGACCTGGTGTTCATGCTGCAGAGCATGGGCTACGACACCGGTATCAACCTGCCTGCACTGATCGATTCGCGCCAAGTGCTGAGCGAGGCGCTGCCGGGCGAGCCCCTTTACGGCTGCATCGCCCGCGCCGGGTTACCGCTGAACTTCACTGCCACTGCCGGCCACGCCTGACCCGCCTGAACGAGGAATACCCTGATGTCCAGACTTCCCTTGGACGGCATCCGTGTCGTCGAAATTTCGCACATGGTCATGGGCCCGACCTGCGGCATGATCCTCGGTGACCTTGGCGCCGAGGTGATCAAGATCGAACCCGTGCGCGGTGACGGCACGCGCCGGCTGCTGGGCGCGGGGGCGGGCTTCTTCCGCACCTTCAACCGCAACAAGCAATGCATCGCCGTGGATGTCGAAACGCCCGAAGGCCGCGAGGCCGTGCTGCAACTGATCGACACTGCCGACGTATTTATCGAAAACTTCAAACCCGGGCGGATGCACAAGCTGGGCCTGGACTACGCCGCGCTGCGCCAGCGCAACCCACGGCTGATCTATGCCTCGCACAAGGGCTTT includes the following:
- the yngG gene encoding Hydroxymethylglutaryl-CoA lyase YngG (*Name yngG) yields the protein MTTITINEVGMRDGLQSLQTTMPTAAKRRWIDAAYAAGVRHMEVASFVPARLLPQMADAREVVAHALTYPGLQVTVLAPNLRGARDALESGAHRIVAPVSVSMAHSLANVRRTPMEMVEELGRMCQLRTEMGQHEVQVIAGMSVAFGCTRQGEVPLADLCALTRQVIEAGCDLVSLGDTTGYANPGQVATVLQAVRAIAGDRLKAAHFHDTRGLALANSLVAVQQGIRELDASLAGLGGCPFAPGASGNTVTEDLVFMLQSMGYDTGINLPALIDSRQVLSEALPGEPLYGCIARAGLPLNFTATAGHA
- the alkA gene encoding putative bifunctional transcriptional activator/DNA repair enzyme AlkA (*Name alkA) gives rise to the protein MPKLTPQHAVRRSLPTPGQHTLWLRYCAPYHWPSTLGFLTARCIPGIETCLDGTYRRTLVIAGHQAVLHATPLRNQLRVHLQGVPSTALPGLIARLRRFFDLDADPAHIAAELSRDPLMGRLLRERPGLRVPQGWDACEQAMRTVLGQQISVAGAITLAGRLVQRHGAPLRLSAPGLSHVFPTLAALANAQFEDMGMPRARATTLGTLANALLADPGLLRRSQALDELVRKLCRLKGIGPWSAHYLALRQAGAADALPLGDVALVKALRLLEGNDVQLAERALAWRPWRAYAAQHLWASLGPAGTARR
- the argP_3 gene encoding HTH-type transcriptional regulator ArgP (*Name argP_3), giving the protein MQPLDHLSLNLFIVVCEEGTIARAGERAFMAPSAVSKRISDIEARFGTALLKRSKRGVEPTPAGLALLRHAREMTRAMERLDSELSEYAEGARGHVRVLANVSSIMEFLPEELSAFMLENPLIQADIEERFSPDVVRGVAEGSADLGVCRKSMAVGDLEFVPYRQDHLAVVVGAEHPLAERRQVAFEETLEYEHLGLSAFATLNSFMRKSAEQAGRELRFRSYVSSFDAAYRLVQFGLGLAVFPEEAVARYAALFDLRVIPLTDDWALGEFVICMRDRHTLSLSARRLLDHLLLRAPAWQATG
- the csgB gene encoding Minor curlin subunit (*Name csgB), giving the protein MKRLYPLLFCLALAGQASWADDLMDNADLAPGNDLGEPVIIRLLPVGAGQAAVIEQQGSGNRAALDQNGQALLGRIVQSGGAQEAYILQEGSDLMAIISQQGNGNSASIRQSGTSNSAAIEQIGNDNSASIVQSGSGLNSSVTQTGNGQHVQITQYR